AAATGGCGGTTTGTCCGTCTTGCGGCAGCGAACATATACGCTACTTTGGCACGGGCACGCAGCGCGTCGAGGAAGAGCTTACCCGGTTGTTCCCGGGCATCCGCGTGCTGCGCATGGATGTGGACACGACGAACACCAAGGGGGCGCATGAAAAACTGCTGAACCGGTTTCGCCAACATCATGCCGATGTTTTGCTGGGGACGCAAATGGTGGCGAAGGGATTGGATTTTCCCCTGGTCACCCTGGTCGGCGTCATTACCGCCGATACGATTTTGCACTTGCCGGACTTTCGCGCGGCGGAAAAAACGTTTCAATTGGTGACGCAGGTGGCGGGAAGAGCCGGCAGGCACCAACTGCCGGGAGAAGTGATCGTGCAAACGTACAACCCGGATCATTACAGCATCCGTTTTGCGCAAAACCATGATTATCGCGCATTTGCCCAAAACGAGCTTGCGCTGCGCAAGGCGCGGGATTACCCGCCGTTCTCCCGCTTGATTCTGCTTACGCTTACGCATGAAAATCCGCAGCTGATTGCCACCGCAGGTGAAAAGCTGGCGGCGGAACTCAAGCTTGGCTGGGAGCGACAGCGGCGCAATACTGCCCAAGCGGCCGCATTCGCGGTTTACGGGCCAGTCGCCGCGCCCATCCCGCGGATAAAAGATAGATATCGGTTCCAATGCGTGATAAAATATCGGGGAGAACTACCCGCACAGGAGATTGTCGCGGACGCGCTTGCGGCGCTGTCGGATATATTCGAACATAATCGGATTTTGGCAAGTGTGGATGTGGATCCGCAAATGATGATGTGACGTTTTGAAGGAGGATCTTTTCATGGGAATACGTATCATAGTGAAAGACCCGGATCCGGTGCTTCGGGAAAAAGCAAAGCCGGTCACGAAATTTACGCCGAATCTCCACAAGCTGTTGGACGATATGGCCATGACGATGTATGATGCGCCCGGCGTCGGTTTGGCGGCGCCGCAGGTCGGCATCGGCAAACGGGTGATCGTGATTGATGTCGGGGATGAACACGGCCTGATCGAAATGGTCAATCCGGAAATCCTGGAGAGCGACGGAGAACAGTACGGCCCGGAAGGCTGCCTGAGCATTCCCGGCTTGATGGGCGATGTGAAGCGGGCGATGAAAGTCAAGGTGAAGGGCCAGGACCGCAACGGCAAGGAATTTACCATGAC
The window above is part of the Bacilli bacterium genome. Proteins encoded here:
- the def gene encoding peptide deformylase; this encodes MGIRIIVKDPDPVLREKAKPVTKFTPNLHKLLDDMAMTMYDAPGVGLAAPQVGIGKRVIVIDVGDEHGLIEMVNPEILESDGEQYGPEGCLSIPGLMGDVKRAMKVKVKGQDRNGKEFTMTAEGFLARAFQHEVDHLNGILFTDLADNIYKSEERKKSDPEK